atcccccacaccgacagcccctgctccaccacaggctGATGCAGTGGGACAGCCCCGTGGAGGTAAGAGGAACCACTCCAAGAAGTGACATCAGGAGGgattggggcaggaggcagggtctCTCCTGCTTTGCTCCCCAGCTGGTTTAGGGATACCCTCTGGATCCCATCTCAGAGGCAGGGCCCTGCGTGTGCCAGGAATTGGGGCCCCTACTTTGCAATCGTTGCCCCGAGTCTTGACTTTTGCTTGGCTAGAAACTTGGTTTCTAGCACTTATGGGTGCAAAGGAATCTTGGAACCATCTGTCCTCTCTTGCCCTTGCCGAGGGCATCGTGTGCACTGCAGGCCCTGGTCCCCAACCCCACGGAGTggcctctgcccagcccagggacACCCAGCGACCAGGGCAGGAGAATTTCCAACTGCCCAAAGCAGTGGGATCTGGCCCTGGGTGTCCGGTTGGGATGAGGAGTGAGGGAGGAatcgggtcagactcacccctgggCTTTAGCTGTTTGGGGGGAATCGAGCCCATTCCGAGTGCAGGGTCAGTTGGATTGAGGTTCCATTTCACCCAGAGCTGGGCGTGTCTGAGGGCAGGTCACTGTCCAGGCCTATCTCTAGCTGAGAGCCTGAGTGATGCTGAGCTGAGATCTCACTCAGGTCCTGCCCGTTAGATACCAGGGGAATGctggccccttcccagccccaggcagctccgggGGGTAATAACCAGCTGCTTGCTCTGCAGGTGTGCCCCATCAGATCTCCAACCTCCTGCGGCTGGCAGATGAGGGAGGCCACAAGGACATCGTGGCAGGCATCATGCAGGCAGCCAGGGTCCAGCCAGCTGCTGTGGCCTCCCGCCTAGTCCAGATCCTCCAGCAGGATGAGGTAAGGCAGCTCCTTTAGTCACACACCGGCCTGTCTGTCTCCAGGTGGCCGGCCAGCTGACCTACAGCAAAGGATAATGCCCCCAAGCACTGTGTCTTGCCAGGACACTTCCTGTTCTGCCTTGTGTTGTTGTGAGCAGTTAAACAGTGCTtgtcctccccagaggtggccacACTTCAGTGGCGGGTGAAGTGACCCCTACAGAGGAGGACCAAACACTGCGCCCCGCCCTGCTGCCAGCCGTGCAGTTGGAGCCAGTGGGctgctggtgtcagaagagtcggGATTGTCCCTGTGATTGTAAATCACTTCGAGTCTCCCCCACGGAAGGAGCTTTAGAAACAAAAGGCCACATCCTGCTCCGGGTTCCAGCCGctcaatctggagtgactccatgCACTCCAGTGGGGCTACTCCGGATTCACACCAGCggcacaggcagcaggcagtGGCCAAAGGGGTTGATTTGAATGTGGGTGCATTATCCCCCGAGCTCCTCATGGCCCAGAGCCAGGTGTTGAGCAGTCAGGGCCCGACCCTGATCCCCGTAATTCAGGGGGAGTCCGCAGGGAGTCCCCAGAGGTCCCTGAAGTAAGTGGGAGCTGAATCCAGCCCAGCTTCACACATGCCACCATttcctggcctgactggagcccTGCGGGCGTCCCTGGGAGCTGGCTCCGTGTCCCAAGCCACAGGCCACTTTCCActgacctccccccgcccctcggCTCTCCGCCCCAGGTGTCTGTCGGGCAGAAGGTGGCGGCATACGAGGGCCTCAGGACCGTGCCGCTGGAGCAGGGGATGGAGGCAGGACTTATCGGCAGCCTCATTGCTGTGGCCTCCCAGCAGATGAGGGCGGCTCCAGAGGTGAGTGACTCTCCCAGGGCAGCTACAGGGGACGCCTGCGGTGAAACCTTCCCTCCGTGGGtctgggggagctgagccccAGGCTCCACGTGGGATACAGGCCTCTGGAGAgggctcccagctccctcagTGAGAGCCACCCCTGGGCCCGTATGGATCCTACCAGGAGATGCACCATCCTAGGCACAGAAGCCAGAAGAGGGGGCGGCCCACAGCTCCCCCGAGAACCTCCCCCGAGCCAGAGGCTCCTTCAGGAGACAGAGTGAGCGGGTGCAGCGCCAGTAGGGTCGTGCCAGTCTCCCATCTGGGTGCATAGGTACAGTGCCAGTGGGGTCAGTGGGGTTGTGCCAGGCTCCCATCTGGGGTGATCAGGTGCAGTGCCAGTGGGGTCAGTGGGGTTGTGCCAGGCTCCCATCTGGGGTGCGTGGGTGCAGTGCCAGTGAGGTCAGGGGTTGTGCCAGGCTCCCATCTGGGGTGCGCGGGTGCAGTGCCAGTGGGGTCAGTGGGGTCGTGCCAGGCTCCCATCTGGGGTGAGCGGGTGCAGTGCCAGTGGGGTTGTGCCAGGCTCCCATCTGGGGTGAGCGGGTGCAGTGCCAGTGGGGTTGTGCCAGGCTCCCATCTGGGGTGAATGGGTACAGCACCATTGGGGTCAGTGGGGTTATGCCAGGCTCCCATCTGGGGTGCGCGGGTGCAGTGCCAGTGGGGTTGTGCCAGGCTCCCATCTGGAGTACGCGGGTGCCGTGCCAGTGGGGTCAGTGGGGTCGTGTTCCGTTACACCAGCTCTGCTCACCCACAGGATCAGGCTCAGGGTAAAGTGCCTCTGCCCAGAGGAAAAGCCCAGGAGTTTGCTTAGAAGAGCCACatcccctgctccaaagagacGTCTGACCAGGACCTCCTGTCTGGGGTGGGGCCTCTCCAGGGCACTCTCTGGCCtggagctgagattttcaaagcccccTAGGGGTTTTAGACACAGAAGTCCCACTGGGTTCAGAGGAGCTGTATGTAAATCCCCTTGGTGGCTCTGAGAGTCTTGGCCTGAGACGGTGCGCAGATCCCAAGGGTGGCTTCAGTCAGGCTGGAAGAGGGGCACTTACAGGGCTGCATGTCGGGGTgctctggcctggtgggccaGCTTCACTGAAGGGAGAAGGCAAGGTGGGAGGTCACCCAGGAAGAGAAGGAGACCCATCCTAGGCAGGGGCCAGGCCAAATATTCTCTGCCTTGCGGGGTCAGTGTTCGGTGAGTGCCCCCTCTAGTACCTGAATCCCTGCCACCTCAGCCGGGCATGTTACCCCCCTTGGGGCTGGTGCCCTTATGCCCCCCCCGGCTCTGGATCACTAATGGGCTCTGCCGTTCCTTCTGCAGGAGGCCTCGAGCGAGCTCCAGGCGGCTGCCAGTGATACCTTGGCCGCCCTCGCTGGCAGCTACTTCGGGCCGGTGATGCGGGAGCTCCAGAAACACCTGAGGCCCTTTGTGCTGCCAGCGGAGTTCACCCTCCTCACCCTGGGCAAGGCCATGGCGGCCAGCGGTACGGTACCACCCCATCCCCCGTGTGGGCCCATTGCTTCAGGGATGCTTGCACCCTGTAGTGTCCCTGGGCCTGCAGTTGCCTGAGAGCCGGTCCCGTCCATCTCTCTGTGCAGTGTACAGGTGCGTCCCTTTCCTGGGCATCACCCTGACCACCATGCAGACCGTGATGCGAGGGATAGATGACAGCAGGAGACGAGGGGCCTTCTGCACCGGTGAGGGGACCACTTGGGCCAAGCCTTTGTTCTAGATGGTGGGTCGAGATGGAGCTGGATCGGCCCCAGATCCCGGCACCCCATGACCCTGGGATCTGAACAGCCCTGGACTCTGAGTGTGTAACCCTGATCCAGACCCCAGCGTTGCCTCTTGGCCCCGTCTCTAGTCTGTGGaggtggaggaaggggagggacagTATGGTCTGGACCCCTGGgttcttctccctgccaggggaaggtggggctggcaggTTAATTCATTGGGCAGGGATGCGCTCCAGTTACTCTGATGGTGGGAGCCGTAGAAACACCTGTACACGGAAGGCACTTTTTAGCGGAGGTCTTGGTTCCCTCCATGTCTTGGGGAAAGGGTGGGTAGGTGCTGGATCTCGGCACACTGACAGGTGTGTCATCATTGGCTCCATGGCATCAGGGCCCGGCCTTGTCTCTGTCACGCCTGCTGACTGCAGGGACTCATGTCATGCCCCGAGGACCCTcacttagggttgccagtttggttgaatgtattcctggaggtttcatcacatgacataatctttaatgaaagattcaGCTTTGATTCCTGGAGATCcggggcaatcctggagggttggcaatcctaCGTCACTGTCTGCCCGCTGGAGGCTGCGGCATGAACCCTGGGAAGGAGGGGCCGGAGAGTGCAGCATGAACCCCAGGGGGCAGAgtctgcagcatgaaccccagagggcagggggcagagtctGCAGCATGAACCCTGGCGCACAGGGGGCTAGGAGGGAGTAGACCCCTGCAGAGACTGAAGTTCCTGAGAGTGGCAGAGTTTGAGCTGCTCTGTAATGAACCATGTCTCAACCCTGGACTCAGCTGCCctttgccccctgccccccaacagccCTGGAGTGCATGTGTGGGGCAATCAGCACTTAcgtgaggagctgggagaggaGCACCTATCCACAAATCACGCTCCAGCGCTTCTCTGCACACCTGCTCCCCACGTACCGGTACCTCCTCAGCGCCTGGCTGCCCAGCGAGGACACAGAGGTGAGGGGCTCACACAGGCACTGTGGCCACGGGGCGCTCGCTCTGCATCTCCCCACAAGCCCTTTCGCCCCTGGCCCCTTTGTAAGGAGCAGACCCGGGTGGAAATCTCTCCTGTCTTGGGGTGGATAATGTCACCGGATGCTGGGGGCTGTGGAGGTGGAGGGCTAAGAGCCAGGATTCCTTGGCCAATGTCCTCCTGCAGCATAGAGGCCAAACTGGTCTCCCTGCATCTCAGGCTGGTCCCtactgctctgggtgcctgagcCAGTGCTGGAAGGAGAAGTCCTGGATCCAGTGACTGAGCCGCAGGGGACCAAGCCAGCAGTGACCCCGTACCCATCTCTCGACAGGTCAAACGCTGTCCTCAAGGCCCTGGGGCCAGTGCTGAACATCCTGCTGCCCAGGAAGGATCTGCAAACCCAGATCGATGGGGACATccccctgctcctggctctgtACGGGAAGAACATCGAGGCCTTTTACATCACCAAGGTGAGGAGGTGGGGGGCGTTCCCTGCAGGCTCCATGGGCCAGCAAGTGAGCTGTCCGATCAGCTGCAGGATGTTGGATGGGggttcccagggctgggaaggggtcccAACACCAACCCCCCTCCTAGGGGGTCAGAGTTAACTCCTGGAACAACCATCACACATAACAACAGCACAACACTGTTCTGTGACCCCGGCAAAGGCCGGAGcagacccaggccaggatccCCAGTAGGGGTTACACAGCACAGCTTATAGCAAAAcagctgtgtcccccccccccgcctgcacGCCTGGCTCGACACACACAGACTCTCTGCCCCGTGCCCTGGGGTCAGTCCAGCCGGACCGTGCTCTGGGTGGTGCTGGCGGGCTGGGTGAGCTCAGCATGGTGGGCTGGTTAGTGGTCTCAGCTCCTGTCTGCTGAAGGCTGAGAGTTTACACAAATCCCCTTTTGCCAGCAGCCGGCTCTCCTGCCAGCAGcgcccaccctgccccagctcagggctCCTGTCCGGCAGcgtctttgttttctttccaaattTCCCAGGCTGCCCCACACCATTCgttcaacccccccacccccagggtccGAGTTAAGGCTGTGTGTTTGAGTGGCACTCCCCCCAGCCAGTCAGGTTTGTGCAGAgtagctggggagggagggaggaagggaaggagatcTCTCACCAGCTCCACAAGGGTGCATAGCATacacccagccagcacccaggctgCAGAGCGCTCATGGCTCTCACTGTGTGGAGGAGGGCTGCCTGAGAGGCCGACTCTGGACCAGGATCCAGAACTCCAACAGTCCACGTGTCAGGGTTGCTCAGATCTGGGGCTCCAATTCCCAATCCCACCCATGTCAGGCAGGAGTGACTCCATCATGGCCAGtgagctgctgccccagggtcagaGCAGAATCTGGACCTCTGCACTAAGCAGAATTCCCCCCTTCACCACCCTTCCAGGGTGACGAGAACCTCTTTCTCCCCAGAGCCTTCAGCCAGGGGTGAAGCAGACACCTCTGTGGCTGATGAGTTGATGTCAGTGCAGCTGGGACCTGCTGCTCCCCTGTGCCGGCTCTGCCCGACATCTCTCCCTGTCTGTTGCAGGTTCTGGGACAGATCTTGCAGGCCTCTTCCTCCAAGAACCCGATCCCAGAGGTGTATGTGGCGGCCATCTCCCATACGCTGAGCTACCAGGTATGGGGAAGTGGGGCTGGCATGGGTGTTCTGGGGCCAGTAGATCTCGGGGACGCCAGCAGGCATCCGTAGCGTGCAcagtgctccccaccccctgtactGGAGATCTCCCTGTGCCTTCAGCATCCCATACAGCGGGAGTCGCCAGTGCTCAGCACCGCGCAGTGTCtgtgggcccaattctcctctctTGTGTGGAGTCCAGGGGCGTTTCTCCTGATTTACTCTGGTAtaagtgagagcaggatcaggccctttagtcCCTTCTCAGGGTTCTGGCTATGTCATACACAGTACGTACCGCAGGGTCTGTGATGGTCACATGGCCCAATCCGGTTCTGAATCCTGCTCCTAGCCCCATCAGTGTGAATCTGCACTGGAGTCTGAGGAGTTGCAGAATCGGGCCCTGGTCCCTTTGGGAGGTTCCTGTTTGAGCGAGCAGGCTCCTCTGACCTGTTCCCATCTCCCTGCAGGTCACTTCCAAAGCTCAGCGGCCCTATCAGCTCTGCAGGGAGAACCACACAGAGATTTCCCACGTCTTCCTGCAACTCGGTAAGGGGGTGGTGGTGAGAGGCTGCAGCCCAGACGAGCGGTGCATGGGGTGCCTCGAAGCTCCCGCTGCTGGGCCCAGATCCCTGATTCAGCACAGGAGAGGAGAGCTCACTCCTCACTGCCCATCATTCTGTTTCCTATTCCCCGTAGCCCGTTCCCATCCATCGCAGCTGTTGGGGATTTTCCATCGAAAACTGTTGATGGGCTGGGAAGATACCCGTGTGGGGATCCTGGCCCTGATGTCATATGTTATTGGTGCTGAAGGTAGGAGCAGGGGAGCAAGAGCTCAGAGACTTCCCCGTATATCATGTCAGTGCGAGCGCCTGGTGCAGCACAGGGCCCGCTTTGCAGCTTCAGGGCCcgtgggtctggctgcagggccctgggtgtGACCTGCTCCCTGTAGCAATGGACAGTCCCCCCCGTGCTCCCATGCTGTGctgggcagacacaccccaaagcTCTGCACACTCGGACACTGAGGGTGATCCTGCCTGCACCAGCCATGGCTGGGGACAGGtgtgggcaggggtgagctggagccggttcgcaccggttcacacgaaccggttgttaaattgagaagcggttttagaaccgcttgttaactggcttccctgcgagggaagctttgaagggctctggctgagaagggtgtaattcctcctcccggccgccggggggcgctgcgctgcgctgcgggagccatgtgagctgcctcctggccctgctgctgctgctgctcctcggagctctggccctggggctcctcctGCTGCGGCcaggtgagtccccggctgcgtccggctgctcccagccccccccccgtgtgagtgtctgcgcccctcccccgccttccctcccccagcccctccccctgcccccagcccctccccagcccctcccacgccttccctgcccccagccagccctccccagccacccctgccagccccctcccagcccctccctctgcccccagccagcccctgccaccccagccacccctgcccgcagccagcccctgcccacagccagcccctgccagcccctgccccacccctgcccgcagccagcccctgccccacccctgcccgcagccacctctgcccgcagccagccctgccacagccaccccctgcctgcagccaccccctgcccacagccgcccgccgccaacccctgcccccaaccacccgcagcccgcccgtctgcatcacctgcccacagccagcccgtgtcactccctgcctccagctagccctgccccatgcccctatctgcagccagccccacatccactggtgccctgcagttcccagggcagtaaccctgcacacctgcttcaatgagggggcaggagcagctgggacccacacatgtgcacaccctagagtgaccagacagcaagtgtgaaaaatcaggacgggggtgaggggtaataggagcctctataagaaaaag
Above is a genomic segment from Mauremys reevesii isolate NIE-2019 linkage group 21, ASM1616193v1, whole genome shotgun sequence containing:
- the LOC120388041 gene encoding maestro heat-like repeat-containing protein family member 2A; this translates as MADAVGQPRGGVPHQISNLLRLADEGGHKDIVAGIMQAARVQPAAVASRLVQILQQDEVSVGQKVAAYEGLRTVPLEQGMEAGLIGSLIAVASQQMRAAPEEASSELQAAASDTLAALAGSYFGPVMRELQKHLRPFVLPAEFTLLTLGKAMAASVYRCVPFLGITLTTMQTVMRGIDDSRRRGAFCTALECMCGAISTYVRSWERSTYPQITLQRFSAHLLPTYRYLLSAWLPSEDTEALGPVLNILLPRKDLQTQIDGDIPLLLALYGKNIEAFYITKVLGQILQASSSKNPIPEVYVAAISHTLSYQVTSKAQRPYQLCRENHTEISHVFLQLGKGVVVRGCSPDERCMGALGVTCSL